A window of the Chroogloeocystis siderophila 5.2 s.c.1 genome harbors these coding sequences:
- a CDS encoding efflux RND transporter periplasmic adaptor subunit, translating to MFKDIRILKLLFSLGVIVAVTGCNSLPSESEANARQRQSGENRQTTPVDVAIARTDSLTEQPEYTGTTAPAREVSLRSQVTGQVLNITIDIGDAVRQGQTLARLDDALLVSAVNQAKAELASLRAAVARAQNQVSNAQAQVERSRLELQQAQADLARQQRLLQEGAVPAQQAEQARTEAQTSAQILRAAQEQVRTEQQAVAAAQSQVTAQEAVVAQARRQQSYAQLTAPIAGKVMQRLTEVGNLVQPNTEIVRIGDFSRIQVNVEVSELELARIRQGQTVTVRLDAFPDQVFNGQVSRISPAADQTARLIPVQVVIPNSNGQIGSGLLARVQFASEETQRVVIPQTALSPAAQGSPQQQESTIYVVNETAASEGTVTARQVTLGQSANGQVEILSGLQPGERFVARSGGALTDGATVRFSILSESQQGS from the coding sequence AATCTGAAGCAAATGCCCGGCAAAGGCAGTCAGGAGAAAATCGTCAAACAACGCCAGTCGATGTTGCGATCGCGCGGACAGATAGCTTAACCGAACAACCAGAGTATACAGGTACAACTGCACCAGCACGCGAAGTCTCGCTGCGATCGCAAGTCACAGGGCAAGTCTTAAACATTACGATTGATATCGGCGATGCTGTACGCCAAGGGCAAACTTTAGCACGCTTAGACGATGCGTTGTTAGTGAGTGCGGTTAACCAAGCAAAAGCAGAACTTGCCAGTTTACGCGCCGCCGTGGCACGCGCTCAAAATCAAGTCAGTAATGCGCAAGCACAAGTCGAGCGATCGCGCTTAGAATTGCAACAAGCACAAGCAGACTTAGCACGACAACAACGCCTTTTGCAAGAGGGTGCAGTACCCGCACAACAAGCCGAACAAGCAAGAACTGAAGCCCAAACATCTGCACAAATTTTACGCGCAGCGCAAGAACAAGTCCGCACTGAACAACAAGCAGTAGCAGCAGCACAAAGTCAAGTCACCGCCCAAGAAGCCGTCGTTGCCCAGGCAAGAAGGCAACAATCTTACGCTCAACTGACTGCACCAATTGCCGGTAAAGTCATGCAACGGCTGACAGAAGTTGGTAATTTAGTACAGCCTAATACGGAGATTGTGCGCATTGGTGACTTTAGCCGCATTCAAGTCAACGTCGAAGTGTCGGAATTAGAACTTGCCAGAATTCGCCAAGGACAAACGGTGACAGTTCGATTAGATGCGTTTCCTGATCAAGTTTTTAATGGGCAAGTCAGTCGGATTTCTCCCGCAGCAGATCAAACCGCGCGTTTAATTCCGGTTCAAGTCGTGATTCCAAATAGTAACGGGCAAATTGGTAGCGGACTTTTGGCACGGGTACAGTTTGCTAGCGAGGAAACACAACGCGTTGTCATACCTCAAACAGCACTTTCGCCAGCTGCGCAAGGATCGCCCCAGCAACAGGAAAGCACAATTTATGTTGTAAATGAAACCGCAGCCAGCGAAGGCACTGTCACCGCGCGTCAAGTAACACTAGGGCAAAGTGCGAACGGTCAAGTCGAAATTTTATCAGGTTTGCAACCAGGCGAGCGATTTGTCGCGCGTAGTGGTGGCGCGTTGACTGATGGCGCAACAGTGCGCTTTTCGATTCTTTCGGAGTCACAGCAAGGGAGTTGA